Proteins co-encoded in one Aspergillus flavus chromosome 2, complete sequence genomic window:
- a CDS encoding putative xyloglucan-specific endo-beta-1,4-glucanase A (endoglucanase, putative), which produces MKFLTPLVLSSLASAAALNRRADMCGQWDTTTTDKFTLYNNLWGEGNADSGSQCTGLDSDDGNTIAWHTSWTWTGGAGQVKSFANVAYNFEATQLSQLSSIPSTWKWENTGSDIVADVAYDLFTSSSADGDEEYEIMIWLAALGGAGPISSTGSAIATPTVGGQSWSLYSGPNGQMTVFSFVASSTTEDFSADLNDFLKYLQEEQGMPSSQYLTHVQAGTEPFSGSNVKFTTSSYSVSVA; this is translated from the exons ATGAAGTTCCTCACTCCTCTCGTTCTCAGCTCTCTCGCCTCGGCTGCCGCTCTCAACCGCCGGGCGGATATGTGTGGCCAATGGGACACCACCACTACCGACAAGTTCACCTTGTATAACAACCTCTGGGGTGAGGGCAATGCGGACAGTGGTAGCCAATGCACCGGCCTCGATTCGGATGACGGAAACACCATTGCCTGGCACACCAGCTGGACCTGGACCGGTGGAGCCGGCCAGGTCAAGAGCTTTGCTAATGTTGCCTACAACTTCGAGGCCACTCAGCTGAGCCAGTTGAGCAGCATCCCCAGTACATGGAAGTGGGA GAACACTGGCTCCGACATTGTTGCTGATGTCGCATATGACCTCTTCACCTCGTCCAGCgcagatggagatgaggagTACGAGATCATGATCTGGTTGGCAGCCTTGGGCGGTGCTGGTCCCATCTCGTCGACCGGATCTGCGATTGCTACCCCCACCGTGGGCGGACAGAGCTGGTCCTTGTACAGTGGTCCCAACGGCCAGATGACAGTATTCAGCTTCGTCGCCTCATCCACGACCGAGGACTTCTCGGCTGACCTGAACGATTTCCTCAAGTACCTGCAGGAGGAACAGGGCATGCCTTCCAGCCAATACCTGACCCATGTGCAGGCGGGTACTGAGCCCTTCAGCGGAAGCAACGTCAAGTTCACCACCTCTTCCTACTCTGTGTCTGTTGCCTAA
- a CDS encoding sigma receptor and C-8 sterol isomerase (C-8 sterol isomerase (Erg-1), putative), translated as MRTLTLLATLLAVLAGLYNYLNARLEQFYIFEPGQLHDLSQRAIAAHGNDTRAVVNYIVSELDEKVPGSHLNKEEEWVFNNAGGAMGAMYIIHASITEYLIIFGTAIGTEGHTGRHTADDYFNILQGTQLAYVPGSYEPEVYPQGSVHHLKRGEVKQYKMDASCFALEYARGWIPPMLFFGYADTFSSTLDFPTLWATSRITGREMIANLFKGKL; from the exons ATGCGTACCCTCACCCTCTTGGCCACCTTACTGGCCGTTCTGGCCGGCCTGTACAACTACCTCAACGCGCGTCTCGAGCAGTTTTACATCTTCGAACCTGGCCAGTTGCATGACCTCTCTCAGCGTGCAATTGCTGCCCACGGAAACGATACTCGCGCCGTTGTAAATTACATTGTCTCGGAGCTAGATGAGAAGGTCCCCGGAAGCCACCTgaacaaggaagaggaatggGTGTTCAACAACGCCGGTGGTGCCATGGGTGCCATGTATATTATTCATGCTA GTATTACAGAGTACTTGATTATTTTTG GAACCGCAATCGGCACCGAAGGCCACACTGGCCGTCACACTGCGGATGATTACTTCAACATCCTTCAGGGTACCCAGCTTGCCTATGTCCCTGGATCCTACGAACCCGAGGTCTACCCTCAGGGCAGCGTGCACCACCTCAAGCGTGGTGAGGTGAAGCAATACAAGATGGATGCGTCCTGTTTCGCGCTGGAATATGCCCGTGGCTGGATCCCTCCCATGCTCTTCTTTGGATATGCCGATACTTTCTCCAGCACTTTAGATTTCCCTACCCTGTGGGCAACTTCTAGAATCACGGGCCGGGAGATGATCGCCAACTTGTTCAAGGGGAAGCTGTAA
- a CDS encoding mitochondrial 37S ribosomal protein mS37 (hypothetical protein AOR_1_1612154) — MPPKGATTRLNPVRLQTIPHLRVRRPNQHEQNPCVTVMSSMLSCWASAGYTAEGCAALEQQLRQCMDAPKPKTNKKNTINYHLMRMYPKVVGPKKREGTLG; from the exons ATGCCCCCGAAAGGTGCCACGACTCGTCTCAACCCGGTCCGTCTGCAGACCATCCCTCATCTTCGAGTCCGTCGTCCGAATCAGCATGAGCAGAACCCCTGTGTGACAGTCATGTCTTCGATGCTGA GTTGCTGGGCGTCGGCTGGATATACTGCAGAGGGATGCGCAGCCCTTGAGCAGCAATTGAGGCAATGCATGGACGCACCT AAACCGAAGACCAACAAGAAGAACACCATCAACTACCACCTCATGAGAATGTACCCCAAGGTCGTCGGGCCCAAGAAGAGGGAGGGTACTCTTGGTTAA
- a CDS encoding putative cytochrome P450 monooxygenase (cytochrome protein): protein MAGSPIVAISAIVLTITLLYKCIVYPVFLSPLSKIPNAHWTAPISPAWMLWKRFRSQNNRTIQAAHERLGPIVRLSPSEISINCVEGGIKTVYTGGFEKHEWYPRVFGSLGTVSMFTMISSKPHSVRKRMLSNIYSKSYLQSSPHMRLISESILFDRLLPIIQEAVSSDAPIEVHDLNQGLTIDFVSAYLFGLANGTNWLQDAPFRRRMLHYYQGRKPYEFYHQEVPNLVSWTKSLGIRLIPRWCDEANEMLDAWCLDLCDKAEQCLQSTEVSVEPVVYKQLQQAMIKQSSQKENTDESLKQQRLDIACELYDQLTAGFETSAVALTYLFWELSRHPDVQEELRAELLTLEPKILFPRSSASRGLPQAKAVDSLPLLEAIVTETLRLHAPIPGIQPRVTPYPSCTLAGYSDIPANIRVNAQAYSLHRNPDVYPDPETWQPKRWLKGVNSDSDLEERRRWFWAFGSGGRMCVGSNLALQEIKLVTAAIYSNYRTSIVDDDNIEPIDAYTVKPRGDKLVLKFEAA, encoded by the exons ATGGCCGGATCGCCTATAGTGGCTATATCAGCGATTGTCTTGACAATTACATTGTTATATAAATGTATTGTGTATCCcgtcttcctctctccatTGTCCAAGATCCCAAATGCGCACTGGACAGCGCCAATATCTCCTGCTTGGATGCTCTGGAAGCGTTTCCGGAGTCAAAACAACCGGACCATCCAGGCTGCCCATGAGAGACTTGGACCTATCGTGCGGCTTTCCCCATCCGAGATCTCCATCAATTGTGTTGAAGGTGGTATCAAAACCGTCTACACAGGCGGATTCGAAAAGCATGAATGGTATCCACGAGTATTCGGATCACTCGG GACCGTCAGCATGTTCACCATGATTAGCAGCAAGCCTCATTCTGTTCGCAAAAGGATGTTGTCTAATATCTATAGCAAGTCATACTTGCAGTCCTCACCTCATATGCGTCTGATCTCGGAGAGTATTTTGTTCGATCGCCTCTTGCCAATAATCCAGGAAGCAGTCTCCTCTGATGCGCCTATTGAAGTCCATGATCTCAATCAGGGACTCACCATAGACTTTGTATCAGCTTATCTCTTTGGCTTGGCGAATGGAACCAACTGGCTTCAAGATGCACCCTTTCGGCGCAGGATGCTCCACTACTACCAGGGCAGGAAACCTTATGAGTTCTACCACCAGGAAGTTCCTAATCTTGTATCCTGGACTAAGTCCCTCGGTATCCGTTTGATTCCTAGATGGTGCGATGAGGCCAACGAAATGCTTGATGCTTGGTGTCTAGACCTTTGCGACAAAGCCGAACAATGCCTGCAATCAACCGAGGTCAGCGTGGAGCCTGTGGTATACAAACAGCTCCAACAAGCAATGATAAAGCAGTCGTCACAAAAGGAGAACACAGACGAGAGCCTGAAGCAACAAAGACTCGACATTGCCTGTGAATTGTACGATCAACTCACCGCTGGTTTTGAAACCAGTGCCGTCGCCCTCACTTACCTGTTCTGGGAGCTTTCTCGGCATCCAGACGTGCAGGAAGAGCTGCGAGCAGAGCTCTTGACACTGGAGCCAAAGATTCTGTTTCCCCGATCTAGTGCGTCGAGGGGcctgcctcaggcaaaaGCAGTTGATTCATTACCTCTTCTTGAGGCCATAGTTACGGAAACGTTACGCCTCCATGCCCCAATTCCTGGAATACAGCCTCGTGTCACACCTTATCCATCCTGTACCTTAGCTGGTTACAGCGATATCCCTGCAAACATCAGAGTTAATGCGCAGGCATACTCGCTCCATCGCAACCCTGACGTATATCCGGATCCTGAGACGTGGCAACCTAAGCGGTGGCTTAAGGGTGTCAACTCGGATTCCGACCTTGAAGAAAGAAGGCGGTGGTTCTGGGCTTTCGGAAGTGGTGGAAGGATGTGTGTTGGAAGTAATCTGGCTTTGCAGG AAATCAAACTAGTAACGGCGGCCATCTACAGCAACTACAGGACGTCCATCGTAGACGACGACAACATTGAACCAATCGACGCCTATACGGTTAAGCCCCGCGGAGATAAACTGGTGTTGAAATTTGAAGCCGCGTAA
- a CDS encoding putative ras guanyl-nucleotide exchange factor RasGEF, protein MNSQTPRRERSSSDKAQAMFVPQRPGLPGRTISAPAGGLHKLDSSKVAIETGNKIEPSVIEEEEIMVSSRKNGVPSTRAGDESALDMKQPLSSRATTKKMSLDGTVYLVRLLEMNTNEITIGNDGLLEWPRVGNESPPVDGALVVHDVTRSVGLPELTRLLDTLAAFAFPSVLVASKCDIQAPDGPLEPALKNYQIHKTSPESPRSQKMCISMVLREVINSKYDSIENPYSFKTPSTQDWHHSRANSENPTAALTGAAGGPITSTFDPGVDGYGEDRQPTDPSNSSNLASTAQGLRFSRSNTYPVRPHTPPSATRLNPHKITTAEESPGKDDSRQQQLHATWRNSGGSDAFNSFLDMDNGMEGPASAPSSPESKEKASSEGSSNGSSNDTGFTFDELVDRLVAQPMSKQDSKFASIFLCLYRKFAAPSTLLNALINRFERNEKNFTDQLTRIADQLRLLNIMSTWVSEYPGDLAYPKTRKRITDFVSTLEKSHFYMFAAKEVGSYLENHAEDDDVGWPFRDGDVDEFDGHETFLNNSGRSSPSLFLGGSTIDEGEDNEEEEDPIYNMSALDLSEGASDPSSKLSNSATFEKPGTVSSQSFTFLSMEAAQKESQNLELTPRLSLSKMQWRQFIEIPDEDFARELTRIDWIMFNSFRPRDLVRHVSISGPDKDKIKSLKHVNRMIKQFNHLAFFVASVILFRDKPKHRAKALEKFMNVAQKLRRLNNYNSLGAVIAGINGTPVHRLSQTRDSVPVQTQKDFMRLVILMGTQKSHFAYRLAWDNTFSERIPFLPLHRRDLVSAEEGNKTFVGDTKSRINWRKFEVMGEVVLGIQRSQKTPYPHLHRYEEAARLVLDIKLSGDDEDLYARSSQVEPSAGGETGRKKFGWLRS, encoded by the exons ATGAACTCCCAGACACCGCGACGAGAGCGGTCATCTAGCGATAAAGCCCAAGCCATGTTCGTTCCGCAGCGGCCGGGCCTTCCAGGTCGAACAATTTCTGCCCCTGCCGGTGGTCTGCATAAACTTGATTCTTCTAAAGTGGCGATAGAGACCGGGAATAAGATTGAGCCGTCTGTtatagaagaagaggaaatcatGGTATCCTCCAGAAAGAATGGGGTTCCATCTACTCGTGCTGGCGATGAG AGTGCTTTGGATATGAAACAGCCCCTTTCATCACGAGCGACTACGAAGAAGATGTCGTTAGACGGGACTGTGTATCTCGTCCGCCTTTTGGAGATGAATACGAATGAGATAACAATCGGGAACGATGGCCTCCTAGAATGGCCACGAGTTGGAAACGAATCCCCGCCAGTAGACGGCGCTCTTGTCGTCCATGATGTGACACGGTCTGTCGGTCTTCCTGAACTTACAAGGCTGTTAG ACACCTTAGCAGCATTTGCATTCCCGTCTGTATTGGTCGCCAGCAAATGCGACATTCAGGCTCCAGATGGGCCGCTCGAGCCTGCGTTGAAGAACTACCAGATTCACAAGACATCTCCGGAGTCGCCGCGGTCGCAAAAGATGTGTATATCAATGGTCCTGCGTGAAGTCATTAACAGTAAATATG ACTCCATTGAAAACCCCTACTCATTCAAAACACCCTCCACGCAGGACTGGCATCACAGCCGTGCCAACTCCGAAAACCCCACGGCTGCATTAACTGGAGCCGCGGGCGGCCCCATCACCAGTACCTTTGATCCGGGAGTCGATGGGTACGGTGAAGACCGTCAACCCACCGACCCCTCGAATTCTTCAAACCTGGCTTCCACTGCGCAAGGCTTGCGATTCTCCCGGAGCAATACGTATCCGGTGCGACCACACACACCTCCTTCAGCGACTCGGTTGAATCCACACAAAATAACAACGGCGGAGGAGTCACCGGGAAAGGATGACAGTCgacagcagcagcttcatgCCACCTGGCGAAATAGCGGTGGCTCGGATGCCTTCAACAGCTTTCTAGATATGGATAACGGAATGGAAGGGCCAGCTAGCGCTCCGTCGAGTCcggaaagcaaagaaaaggcgTCGAGCGAAGGATCTTCCAATGGATCTTCGAATGATACCGGATTCACGTTCGATGAACTCGTTGATCGGCTTGTTGCACAACCAATGTCGAAACAGGACTCCAAATTCGCGTCTATATTCCTCTGCCTTTACCGCAAGTTTGCCGCACCGTCCACCTTGTTGAATGCACTTATCAACCGATTTGAAAGAAACGAGAAGAATTTTACCGATCAATTGACTCGCATTGCGGACCAGTTGAGGTTACTCAATATTATGTCCACCTGGGTATCGGAGTATCCAGGCGACCTAGCCTACCCTAAGACCCGCAAGCGGATTACGGATTTTGTCTCTACTTTAGAAAAGAGCCACTTTTACATGTTTGCCGCAAAGGAGGTTGGGTCCTATCTCGAGAATCAcgcagaagacgatgatgtaGGCTGGCCATTCAGAGATGGCGACGTTGATGAATTTGACGGGCACGAGACCTTCCTCAACAACTCCGGTCGGAGCTCCCCATCCTTGTTCCTTGGCGGATCAACGATCGACGAAGGCGAGGAcaacgaagaggaagaagaccctATATACAACATGAGCGCGTTGGATCTCAGTGAAGGCGCGTCAGACCCATCTTCGAAGCTGTCGAACTCGGCTACCTTCGAGAAACCCGGCACCGTGTCGAGCCAGTCGTTCACGTTTTTGAGCATGGAGGCTGCACAGAAAGAATCTCAAAACTTAGAACTTACCCCTCGACTATCATTATCAAAAATGCAATGGCGGCAGTTCATTGAGATTCCTGACGAAGATTTCGCGCGCGAATTAACCCGTATTGACTGGATCATGTTCAACTCTTTCCGGCCACGAGATCTTGTGCGGCATGTCAGTATCTCTGGGCCGGATAAAGACAAGATCAAGAGTCTAAAGCATGTCAATCGAATGATCAAGCAGTTCAATCATCTAGCATTTTTCGTTGCTAGTGTTATCCTCTTCCGAGACAAGCCCAAGCACCGAGCGAAGGCATTAGAAAAGTTCATGAACGTTGCACAA AAACTGCGTCgattaaataactataattcCCTCGGTGCAGTAATCGCCGGAATCAACGGAACACCAGTGCATCGACTGTCGCAAACGCGCGATTCCGTGCCTGTTCAAACGCAAAAAGATTTCATGAGGCTGGTTATCCTCATGGGCACACAAAAGAGTCACTTTGCGTATCGGCTAGCATGGGACAATACCTTTTCAGAAAGGATCCCATTCCTACCACTGCACCGACGAGATTTGGTCTCCGCTGAAGAGGGGAACAAAACATTTGTAGGAGACACGAAGTCTAGGATCAACTGGCGGAAATTCGAGGTGATGGGGGAGGTTGTCTTAGGTATTCAGCGCAGCCAGAAGACGCCTTATCCCCATCTGCATAGGTATGAGGAAGCAGCCAGGCTGGTACTCGATATCAAATTATCGGGTGACGATGAG GATTTATATGCACGCAGTTCCCAGGTCGAGCCCTCCGCTGGCGGCGAGACGGGGCGCAAAAAGTTCGGCTGGTTACGGTCGTAA
- a CDS encoding putative proline utilization protein PrnX-like protein gives MPLTILSQAQLRSLLLSLTRDEIISLQQNLAQALREYSTGNQEQGCSATYQPQRTAITRKNGSTTLFMPASTGRTIGMKMISLQDGGTAGCAVETGLDISEGEKTSSRSRHGSRNSMSSLSSDMSDLTVSSQEDESSSVSSSSKSLPAGCVNKQPVNPGLSNTMGAWPSAGSRDTSPQGSVTLLDEQSMPFGLINAHELTPFRTALTSTMIFNKRKRVRTVVVFGAGKQAYWHIRLALTLRGSEIKRVFIINRSFDRAAELLRDIYSPENSSWRGDVKFSAVSSDFVEYSRILQDALNKADAIFCCTPSIQPLFPGEILTSHEARRKGRLISAIGSYKPHMTELPPEIIRDEVKAHGSHRHFHKHVKRSGVVVVDSLEAALKEAGELIQAEIKPNQVVELGELLMVRCAAQDKDQETDDGKSLREWAERGNVIFKGVGLGLMDLVTGGDLVQLARQRNIGTMVEEF, from the coding sequence ATGCCGTTGACTATCCTCTCTCAGGCACAGCTCCGCTCTCTCCTGCTGTCGCTGACCCGCGATGAGATTATATCGCTGCAACAAAACTTAGCGCAGGCGTTGCGAGAATACTCGACGGGAAACCAGGAACAGGGCTGCTCTGCTACCTATCAGCCCCAGAGAACTGCAATCACCCGCAAGAATGGCTCCACAACGCTTTTTATGCCCGCCAGTACCGGCCGCACCATCGGCATGAAAATGATCTCGCTCCAGGATGGGGGCACCGCGGGGTGTGCTGTAGAAACCGGTTTGGATATATCCGAGGGTGAGAAGACATCGTCCCGGAGTCGGCATGGGTCGAGGAACTCCATGAGCTCGCTGTCATCCGACATGAGTGACTTGACCGTCTCGTCGCAGGAAGACGAAAGTTCATCGGTCAGCTCCAGCAGCAAGTCGTTGCCGGCGGGATGTGTGAATAAACAGCCGGTCAACCCTGGACTATCCAACACCATGGGTGCATGGCCCTCAGCTGGTTCCCGAGACACCTCCCCGCAAGGCAGCGTGACACTACTTGACGAGCAAAGCATGCCATTTGGGCTGATCAATGCGCACGAGCTCACTCCATTCCGCACTGCACTAACGTCTACAATGATCTTCAACAAACGCAAGCGAGTGCGCACAGTGGTAGTCTTCGGGGCAGGCAAGCAGGCTTACTGGCACATCCGACTGGCACTGACATTGCGGGGATCGGAAATCAAACGGGTCTTCATCATTAATAGGTCTTTCGATCGGGCAGCAGAACTTCTGCGAGACATTTATTCACCGGAGAACTCTAGTTGGCGCGGGGACGTGAAGTTCTCGGCTGTTAGTAGCGACTTCGTCGAGTACTCACGCATCTTGCAGGACGCCCTGAACAAAGCCGATGCGATCTTCTGCTGCACCCCTTCCATTCAGCCACTCTTTCCTGGGGAGATACTCACGTCACACGAAGCCCGCCGCAAAGGCCGACTGATCAGCGCGATTGGTTCATACAAGCCACACATGACGGAGTTGCCCCCAGAGATCATACGTGACGAGGTTAAGGCACACGGTTCGCATCGGCATTTCCACAAACACGTCAAGCGTAGcggggttgtggttgtggacAGTCTTGAGGCAGCATTGAAGGAGGCCGGAGAGCTGATTCAAGCCGAGATCAAGCCGAATCAGGTTGTCGAGCTGGGCGAGTTGTTGATGGTGCGCTGTGCTGCCCAAGATAAGGACCAAGAGACCGACGATGGTAAAAGCTTACGCGAGTGGGCTGAGCGAGGCAATGTGATTTTCAAGGGGGTGGGGTTGGGATTGATGGACTTGGTCACTGGCGGTGATCTCGTTCAGCTGGCGCGGCAACGGAATATCGGGACCATGGTGGAAGAATTctga
- a CDS encoding uncharacterized protein (domain of unknown function-domain containing protein) encodes MSKRHVGAFKFNNISSLSTTKSPRSRCFSTISQRRNADSKANESNETTQSQDESKEESAMARRLSEMTEQAMLEGGRSARKNIEHAGFSDDLKKQLEERITATAFKSDHATAHSIVNMPSSAGQGTQDIAAAEPWSGTESLQDVTLRMLDSSKKPMRVPYKIPQPNPVDMRISPKPSKSPGLRLAQAKDRTSTYTLSQSPGVTDEEREAMRREMRERFTPGGRPMPMTIQGLASLANERIEDAMSRGQFERIKRGKGVNTQTDHNANSAFIDTTEYFMNKMIQKQELVPPWIEKQQELAREVDRFRQRLRTEWRRQAARLIASEGGSLEAQMRRAQAYAAAEARLAEKVKIERSFQELYNVEPSAANPNNDENIASTSPEVETKENPSLPYVSPLRDPQYLSTERSFYELAVKNLNNLTRSYNLQAPPVAQKPYINLERELSTCYADVAPTLAEEIKRRATERTSPKSVGSKAPGIIESLSTSTTTRVYEEDKTKGYGFKEFWRDLFAKKD; translated from the exons ATGAGCAAACGGCATGTGGGAGCTTTCAAATTCAATAACATATCCTCTTTATCTACAACGAAGAGTCCGAGATCGAGATGTTTCTCCACGATAAGCCAGCGGCGAAATGCAGATTCGAAGGCGAATGAAAGCAACGAGACTACGCAATCACAGGATGAATCTAAAGAAGAAAGCGCTATGGCGCGAAGGTTGTCGGAGATGACAGAACAAGCTATGCTTGAAGGAGGTCGCTCGGCGCGCAAAAATATAGAACACGCGGGGTTCTCGGATGATCTGAAGAAACAGCTCGAAGAGAGAATTACAGCAACGGCATTCAAAAGTGACCATGCGACTGCCCATTCAATCGTCAACATGCCT TCGAGTGCAGGTCAAGGAACTCAAGATATCGCCGCGGCTGAGCCATGGTCGGGAACAGAGAGCCTTCAGGATGTCACGCTGCGCATGCTCGATAGCTCGAAGAAACCTATGCGCGTACCCTACAAAATTCCACAACCTAACCCCGTTGATATGCGAATCTCTCCGAAGCCTTCGAAATCGCCTGGTCTCCGCCTCGCTCAAGCCAAAGACCGCACATCTACATACACCTTAAGTCAAAGCCCTGGGGTAACGGATGAAGAGCGTGAGGCAATGCGGCGAGAGATGCGAGAGAGATTTACCCCTGGCGGTCGACCAATGCCGATGACGATTCAAGGGTTAGCGTCGCTTGCGAACGAACGGATAGAGGATGCAATGTCGCGCGGTCAATTCGAACGAATAAAACGAGGGAAAGGTGTCAATACACAGACCGACCATAATGCAAATAGTGCATTCATAGATACAACTGAATATTTCATGAACAAAATGATTCAAAAACAAGAGTTGGTTCCTCCGTGGATCGAGAAACAACAGGAGCTAGCGAGGGAGGTTGATCGGTTTCGTCAGCGCTTAAGAACCGAATGGAGGCGGCAAGCTGCTAGGTTGATTGCGAGTGAAGGAGGATCCCTGGAAGCTCAGATGAGGCGTGCTCAGGCTTATGCCGCTGCAGAAGCTCGTTTAGCAGAGAAAGTCAAGATAGAGCGATCGTTCCAAGAGCTTTATAATGTCGAGCCATCCGCAGCGAACCCGAACAACGACGAAAACATAGCTTCTACGTCGCCTGAAGtcgaaaccaaagaaaaccCTTCGCTACCATATGTTTCACCGTTACGTGACCCTCAGTATCTTTCAACAGAGCGCTCTTTTTATGAGCTAGCAGTCAAGAATCTCAATAATCTCACCCGCTCTTACAACCTGCAAGCACCACCCGTTGCCCAGAAGCCGTACATCAATTTGGAACGTGAATTATCTACATGCTACGCCGATGTAGCGCCAACTTTAGCCGAGGAGATTAAACGGCGCGCGACGGAGAGGACCAGCCCTAAGTCTGTGGGCTCCAAAGCGCCCGGCATTATCGAGTCTCTAAGCACATCAACTACCACACGAGTTTACGAGGAGGATAAAACTAAAGGCTATGGATTCAAGGAATTCTGGCGGGACCTATTTGCAAAGAAAGATTAG
- a CDS encoding putative PP-loop ATPase superfamily protein (cytoplasmic tRNA 2-thiolation protein 1): protein MAPSPCFHCQTNRAVIIRPKNREKLCRTCFINVFETEVHETITSTSLFYPGERVAIGASGGKDSTVLASVLKTLNERYNYGLDLCLLSIDEGIKGYRDDSLETVKRNAEQYEMPLEIVGYDELYGWTMDQVVAQVGKKGNCTYCGVFRRQALDRGAARLGIKHVVTGHNADDVAETVMMNLLRGDLPRLSRGTSIVTDSAASDIKRSKPLKYAYEKEIVLYAHHKQLDYFSTECIYSPEAFRGSARTLIKDLEKIRPSSILDIVKSGEDMAELVPAEIKGKACARAADDESTGGCGSQNGRTRGGEMAEMEKKLADDEAAESREVEIKLPAQSVPLPRKKQNKGIKGSTQKTIKTQTMGTCERCGYISSQKICKACTLLEGLNKNRPKTAIEVGVGLEDEESSSTLMRQMERVQLGG from the coding sequence ATGGCGCCCTCACCCTGTTTTCACTGCCAAACCAACCGGGCAGTAATCATCCGACCAAAGAATCGCGAAAAGCTCTGCCGAACCTGTTTCATCAACGTTTTCGAAACTGAAGTCCACGAAACGATCACCAGCACCTCCCTCTTCTACCCCGGGGAACGGGTCGCCATCGGTGCCAGCGGTGGAAAAGACAGCACCGTCCTTGCCTCCGTTCTGAAGACTCTGAACGAGCGCTACAACTATGGTCTCGATCTCTGTCTCCTCTCCATCGACGAGGGAATTAAAGGCTATCGCGACGACAGTCTAGAGACAGTCAAACGCAACGCAGAGCAGTATGAAATGCCACTAGAGATCGTCGGATACGACGAGTTATACGGGTGGACGATGGACCAGGTCGTCGCGCAGGTGGGTAAGAAAGGCAACTGCACATACTGCGGGGTGTTCCGACGCCAGGCGCTAGACCGCGGTGCGGCGCGATTGGGTATCAAGCATGTTGTTACGGGGCATAACGCGGATGATGTTGCAGAGACGGTTATGATGAATCTGCTGCGGGGTGACCTGCCGCGCTTGTCGAGGGGCACGAGTATCGTTACGGATTCGGCTGCGTCGGATATCAAGCGCAGTAAGCCTTTGAAGTATGCgtatgagaaggagattgtGCTCTATGCCCATCATAAGCAGCTGGACTATTTCAGTACCGAGTGTATCTACTCGCCTGAGGCATTTCGGGGTAGCGCGCGGACGCTGATTAAGgatttggagaagattcGGCCCAGCTCGATTTTGGATATTGTTAAAAGTGGTGAGGACATGGCGGAACTTGTCCCTGCGGAAATTAAGGGTAAAGCCTGTGCTAGAGCTGCGGATGATGAGTCGACTGGTGGATGTGGAAGCCAAAATGGTCGGACACGTGGTGGTGAGATggcggagatggagaagaagttggctGATGATGAAGCGGCGGAGTCGAGAGAGGTTGAGATCAAGCTGCCAGCACAGAGTGTTCCCCTCCCTCGTAAGAAGCAGAACAAGGGGATCAAGGGCTCAACACAGAAGACCATAAAGACGCAAACGATGGGCACATGCGAACGGTGCGGATATATATCGAGTCAGAAGATTTGCAAGGCATGCACTTTGCTTGAAGGACTGAATAAGAATCGGCCCAAGACCGCAATCGAAGTGGGCGTGGGGttagaagatgaagaaagcagCAGCACACTCATGCGACAGATGGAACGGGTCCAACTGGGTGGCTGA